The following proteins are encoded in a genomic region of Dysgonomonas mossii:
- a CDS encoding SPOR domain-containing protein, protein MKKSFYIFFLLGLFSASAIAQNSQKTIIDELNSSKWGQGDVKVMQDDVLQGKIAVRSTEPIDSLGEPEPSTSSNANVAPGTRVREYKIQVFMGNNQQQSKREAESKQAQIRNAYPELRTSVSFQSPFWRLRVGNFRTKEEAEQMMHDMRKTFPSFGREMTVVSEVVKR, encoded by the coding sequence ATGAAAAAAAGTTTTTATATTTTCTTTTTATTAGGATTGTTTTCGGCTTCTGCGATTGCACAAAACAGTCAGAAAACAATCATTGATGAACTGAACTCATCTAAATGGGGGCAAGGGGATGTAAAAGTGATGCAAGATGATGTGTTGCAGGGTAAAATAGCGGTTCGGAGTACCGAGCCTATAGACTCTCTCGGAGAACCTGAGCCGTCTACATCTTCGAATGCGAATGTAGCTCCCGGAACCAGAGTGAGAGAGTACAAGATTCAAGTTTTTATGGGAAATAATCAGCAACAATCCAAAAGAGAAGCTGAATCGAAGCAGGCACAGATAAGGAATGCTTATCCCGAGCTGAGAACTTCGGTTTCATTTCAGTCTCCATTTTGGCGTCTACGGGTAGGTAACTTCCGTACAAAAGAAGAAGCTGAGCAAATGATGCATGATATGCGCAAAACATTCCCTTCATTCGGACGAGAGATGACCGTCGTGTCGGAGGTCGTTAAACGATAA
- the folE gene encoding GTP cyclohydrolase I FolE yields the protein MQEENKMNLLEEHYKNIISLLGEDPEREGLLMTPHRVAKAMRFLTKGYSESPEAILNKALFKEDYRQMVIVKDIDFYSLCEHHMLPFWGKAHVAYIPNGYITGLSKIARVVDVFARRLQVQERMTLQIKECIQQTLNPLGVMVVIEAQHMCMQMRGVEKQNSTTTTSDFTGVFNQAKTREEFINLIR from the coding sequence ATGCAAGAAGAAAACAAAATGAACCTCCTGGAGGAGCACTATAAGAATATAATTTCTTTGTTAGGTGAAGATCCGGAGCGTGAAGGCCTGCTAATGACACCTCACAGAGTTGCCAAGGCTATGCGATTTTTGACAAAGGGCTACAGTGAAAGCCCCGAAGCTATTTTAAATAAGGCTTTGTTTAAAGAAGATTACCGTCAAATGGTAATTGTAAAAGATATAGATTTTTATTCCTTGTGCGAGCATCACATGCTCCCATTTTGGGGTAAAGCTCATGTAGCATATATCCCTAACGGATATATAACGGGATTGAGTAAGATTGCCCGTGTGGTCGATGTGTTTGCACGTCGTTTGCAGGTGCAAGAGCGTATGACCTTACAGATAAAGGAATGTATACAGCAAACTCTTAATCCTTTGGGGGTAATGGTCGTGATAGAAGCTCAGCATATGTGTATGCAGATGCGAGGGGTGGAGAAACAGAATTCGACGACTACCACCTCCGATTTTACAGGAGTATTTAATCAGGCTAAAACTCGGGAAGAATTTATTAATCTTATAAGATAG